The following proteins are encoded in a genomic region of Rubrobacter xylanophilus DSM 9941:
- a CDS encoding PAS domain S-box protein, whose translation MSGSGRRPLRVLLVEDSEDDALLLLRELRRAGYEPEHEVVYTAGAMERALERGRWDIVLSDHSMPAFSSFAALELLRRRGLFEELPFILVSGKIGEEAAAAVMKAGAHDYVMKDNLARLGVAIERELQEAEVRRERRRAERRYRLMFEQSPLSIQIFSPDGRMVSANRAWRRLWGVEPEQLAGYNVLEDPQLLESGVMPYIRQGFAGRAAVVPPVRYEPDRTVPGLSSVPYRWVRAFIYPVVGEEGEVQEVVLIHEDITETRRAWDALQEAERKYRSIFENAVEGIFQSTPEGRLLTANPAMARMLGYGSPEELLASVGSIARLYADPERRDEFRRQVEARGSVSGFELRLRRRDGGTIWASLAGRAVRDPEGRLLGYEGTLEDITGRKRAEEALRQSEELYRSVVEQAQENILLVDLETRRILQSNPAFRRTLGYAEEELRGMTLYDIVAHDRQSIDRNIERIRRLRRHSPGERRYRRRDGSLAHMEVSVSVISYDGRDAMCVVAHDVTERKRAEEELRESEERYRAVVEQTAEGLFLHDPETRRIVATNRAFRRMFGYTEEELRGMSIYELVEDSPENVERNIRRTLENPEYCYVGERRYRRKDGSILEVEGSGGVIYYAGRRVICSMVRDITERKRSERAMREIREAERRRISRELHDGVLQDLTYALQSMQIERRISGRTSEERERQIDALRRAVEGLREAIYELRSEGVADRPLLRSVESLVELHRQRSPHREARLVVAGGFPAGLSGPAAAEVARVVQEALANVRRHSGAGRVEVRLSVEDEEVVVEIEDDGRGFDPASSGGGVGLVGMRERAQALGGRLEVESRPGEGACVRLRAPLPALSGSPAAPRR comes from the coding sequence ATGTCCGGTTCTGGCCGCAGGCCGCTCAGGGTGCTGCTCGTCGAGGACTCCGAGGACGACGCGCTGCTCCTGCTCCGGGAGCTGCGGCGGGCCGGCTACGAGCCCGAGCACGAGGTGGTGTACACCGCCGGGGCCATGGAGCGCGCCCTCGAGCGGGGCCGGTGGGACATAGTGCTCTCCGACCACTCCATGCCCGCCTTCAGCTCCTTTGCGGCGCTCGAGCTGCTGCGCCGGCGGGGGCTCTTCGAGGAGCTGCCGTTCATCCTCGTCTCCGGCAAGATAGGCGAGGAGGCCGCCGCGGCGGTCATGAAGGCGGGGGCCCACGACTACGTCATGAAGGACAACCTCGCCCGCCTCGGCGTCGCCATCGAGCGCGAGCTGCAGGAGGCGGAGGTGCGCCGGGAGCGGCGGCGGGCCGAGCGCCGCTACCGGCTGATGTTCGAGCAGTCGCCGCTGAGCATCCAGATCTTCTCCCCCGACGGCCGGATGGTGAGCGCCAACCGGGCCTGGCGGCGGCTGTGGGGGGTCGAGCCCGAGCAGCTCGCCGGCTACAACGTGCTCGAGGACCCCCAGCTCCTGGAGAGCGGGGTGATGCCCTACATCCGGCAGGGCTTCGCCGGCCGGGCGGCGGTCGTGCCGCCGGTGAGGTACGAGCCGGACCGCACCGTGCCCGGCCTCTCCTCGGTGCCCTACCGGTGGGTGCGCGCCTTCATCTACCCGGTGGTGGGTGAGGAGGGCGAGGTGCAGGAGGTCGTCCTCATCCACGAGGACATCACCGAGACCCGCAGGGCCTGGGATGCCCTGCAGGAGGCGGAGAGAAAGTACCGCTCCATCTTCGAGAACGCGGTGGAGGGCATCTTCCAGAGCACCCCCGAGGGGCGGCTGCTCACGGCCAACCCCGCCATGGCCCGGATGCTGGGCTACGGCTCCCCGGAGGAGCTTCTGGCCTCCGTGGGGAGCATCGCCCGGCTCTACGCCGATCCGGAGCGGCGGGACGAGTTCCGGCGGCAGGTGGAGGCGCGCGGCTCCGTCTCCGGCTTCGAGCTCCGGCTCCGCCGGCGGGACGGCGGCACGATCTGGGCCTCCCTCGCCGGGCGCGCCGTGCGGGACCCCGAGGGGCGCCTCCTGGGCTACGAGGGGACGCTCGAGGACATCACCGGGCGCAAGCGGGCCGAGGAGGCGCTCAGGCAGAGCGAGGAGCTCTACCGCTCCGTGGTCGAGCAGGCCCAGGAGAACATCCTGCTGGTGGACCTCGAGACCCGGCGCATCCTGCAGTCCAACCCGGCCTTCCGCAGGACGCTCGGCTACGCCGAGGAGGAGCTGCGGGGGATGACCCTCTACGACATCGTGGCCCACGACCGGCAGAGCATAGACCGCAACATCGAGCGGATAAGGCGTTTGCGGCGGCACTCGCCGGGCGAGCGGCGCTACCGGCGCAGGGACGGCTCGCTCGCCCACATGGAGGTCAGCGTGAGCGTCATCTCCTACGACGGCAGGGACGCGATGTGCGTGGTCGCCCACGACGTGACCGAGCGCAAGCGGGCCGAGGAGGAGCTGCGGGAGAGCGAGGAGCGCTACCGGGCCGTCGTCGAGCAGACCGCCGAGGGGCTCTTTCTGCACGACCCCGAGACCCGGCGCATAGTGGCCACCAACCGCGCCTTCCGCCGGATGTTCGGCTACACCGAGGAGGAGCTGCGGGGGATGAGCATCTACGAGCTCGTCGAGGACAGCCCGGAGAACGTCGAGCGCAACATCCGGCGGACCCTCGAGAACCCGGAGTACTGCTACGTGGGCGAGCGGCGCTACCGGCGCAAGGACGGCTCCATACTGGAGGTCGAGGGCAGCGGCGGCGTCATCTACTACGCCGGCCGCCGGGTCATCTGCTCGATGGTCCGGGACATCACCGAGCGCAAGCGGTCCGAGCGGGCGATGCGCGAGATCCGGGAGGCCGAGCGGCGCAGGATCTCGCGCGAGCTGCACGACGGGGTGCTGCAGGACCTGACCTATGCCCTGCAGTCCATGCAGATAGAGCGGCGCATCTCGGGGAGGACGAGCGAGGAGCGCGAGCGCCAGATAGACGCCCTCCGGCGCGCGGTCGAGGGGCTGCGGGAGGCGATCTACGAGCTGCGCTCCGAAGGGGTGGCCGACCGTCCGCTCCTCCGCTCGGTGGAGTCGCTGGTGGAGCTGCACCGCCAGCGCTCGCCGCACCGGGAGGCGCGGCTGGTGGTCGCCGGGGGCTTCCCCGCCGGCCTCTCGGGGCCCGCCGCCGCGGAGGTGGCCCGCGTGGTGCAGGAGGCGCTCGCCAACGTCCGCCGCCACTCGGGGGCGGGCCGGGTGGAGGTCCGGCTCTCGGTGGAGGACGAGGAGGTGGTGGTGGAGATAGAGGACGACGGGCGTGGCTTCGACCCCGCCTCGTCGGGGGGCGGCGTGGGGCTCGTGGGGATGCGGGAGCGGGCCCAGGCCCTGGGGGGCCGCCTGGAGGTGGAGAGCCGGCCCGGGGAGGGCGCCTGCGTCCGGCTGCGGGCCCCCCTCCCGGCGCTCTCCGGCTCGCCCGCCGCGCCCCGCCGCTAG
- the dapB gene encoding 4-hydroxy-tetrahydrodipicolinate reductase: protein MIRVTVAGAAGRMGREVCRAALEDPEVVLAGGVVEPGSPEVGADLGELCGAGRAGVAASEEPPPEAGVLVEFTTPEATVEHLSYGLPAVIGTTGLSEEQRAKVEEAARGVPIVLAPNMSVGVNLLLGVVRRLSEALGPGYDIEIVEAHHRGKRDAPSGTALLMGRAAASGRGRRLEEVAVYGREGVSPRGEGEIGIHALRGGAVVGEHRVIFYGLGEEVEVVHRALSRRTFAEGALRAARFAAAAQPGLYSMQDVLSSSP from the coding sequence GTGATCCGGGTAACGGTCGCCGGGGCCGCCGGCCGCATGGGCCGCGAGGTCTGCCGGGCGGCGCTGGAGGACCCGGAGGTGGTGCTCGCGGGCGGCGTGGTCGAGCCCGGCTCCCCCGAGGTCGGGGCCGACCTGGGCGAGCTGTGCGGCGCCGGCAGGGCCGGGGTCGCCGCCTCGGAGGAGCCCCCTCCGGAGGCCGGGGTGCTGGTGGAATTCACCACCCCCGAGGCAACGGTGGAGCACCTCTCCTACGGCCTGCCCGCGGTCATCGGCACCACCGGGCTCTCGGAGGAGCAGCGGGCGAAGGTCGAGGAGGCGGCCCGCGGCGTCCCCATCGTGCTCGCCCCGAACATGAGCGTGGGGGTGAACCTGCTGCTCGGCGTGGTGCGCCGGCTCTCGGAGGCGCTGGGGCCGGGCTACGACATCGAGATCGTGGAGGCCCACCACCGGGGCAAGCGCGACGCCCCCTCGGGCACCGCGCTGCTAATGGGCCGGGCAGCGGCCTCCGGCCGCGGCCGGAGGCTCGAGGAGGTGGCGGTCTACGGCCGGGAGGGCGTCTCGCCGCGCGGGGAGGGCGAGATCGGGATCCACGCCCTGCGCGGCGGGGCGGTGGTCGGGGAGCACCGCGTGATCTTCTACGGGCTCGGGGAGGAGGTGGAGGTGGTCCACCGGGCCCTCTCGCGGCGGACCTTCGCCGAAGGGGCCCTGCGGGCGGCGAGGTTCGCCGCCGCGGCACAACCGGGGCTCTACTCGATGCAGGACGTGCTCTCTTCTTCCCCGTAG
- a CDS encoding ATP-binding protein, with amino-acid sequence MERRELERLLLGARGLALFGGALGAPAGRAFLEVLGHAASGRGPELAAAFGRLWRELAAEEELLLPDAWQSRLVRGLLDDENPFSLAAERGAVPPALLEQARRELAVLRGLFELDARRLLAVVEGRVPELRGLWGAWYYPGGADGSSPRREVARKLAAAPDWRPCAELLAGHFSRHGAGSAGRHRAFRWEGGALRSVAHPDPVRLRELIGYEREREPLVRNTERFLEGLPAHHALLYGLPGTGKSSTVKALLNEYADAGLRLVEVRKEDLAELPRVLGALRGRGMRFVLFVDDLSFEEGEVQYKELKALLEGSVEASPENVRVYATSNRRNIVRESFAEREDDVHARDTAQEKLSLAARFGLRLTFPPPDQRLYLEIVRGLARERGLEVPEERLVERALLWDRWQAGRSGRTARQFVDELAAELGRG; translated from the coding sequence TGCCCTGTTTGGCGGGGCGCTGGGGGCCCCCGCCGGGCGCGCCTTTCTGGAGGTGCTCGGCCACGCCGCCTCCGGGCGCGGTCCGGAGCTCGCCGCGGCCTTCGGGCGGCTGTGGAGGGAGCTCGCCGCCGAGGAGGAGCTCCTCCTCCCCGACGCCTGGCAGTCCCGCCTCGTCCGGGGCCTGCTCGACGACGAGAACCCCTTCAGCCTCGCGGCCGAGCGGGGGGCCGTGCCCCCCGCGCTCCTGGAGCAGGCCCGGCGCGAGCTGGCCGTGCTGCGCGGGCTCTTCGAGCTGGACGCCCGGCGCCTCCTCGCGGTGGTGGAGGGGAGGGTTCCGGAGCTCCGGGGGCTCTGGGGCGCCTGGTACTACCCGGGGGGTGCGGACGGCTCCTCCCCCCGGCGGGAGGTCGCGCGCAAGCTCGCCGCCGCCCCCGACTGGCGGCCCTGCGCCGAGCTGCTCGCCGGGCACTTCTCCCGCCACGGCGCCGGGAGCGCCGGGCGCCACCGGGCCTTCCGGTGGGAGGGGGGTGCCCTGCGGTCGGTCGCCCATCCGGACCCCGTCCGGCTGCGGGAGCTTATCGGCTACGAGCGCGAGCGGGAGCCGCTCGTGCGCAACACCGAGCGCTTTCTGGAGGGGCTGCCGGCCCACCACGCCCTGCTCTACGGGCTGCCCGGCACCGGCAAGTCCTCCACGGTCAAGGCCCTGCTCAACGAGTACGCGGACGCCGGGCTGCGGCTCGTGGAGGTGCGCAAGGAGGATCTCGCGGAGCTCCCCCGGGTGCTCGGGGCGCTGCGGGGGCGCGGGATGCGCTTTGTGCTCTTCGTCGACGACCTCTCCTTCGAGGAGGGGGAGGTCCAGTACAAGGAGCTCAAGGCCCTGCTGGAGGGCAGCGTCGAGGCGTCCCCGGAGAACGTGCGGGTCTACGCCACCTCCAACCGCCGCAACATCGTGCGGGAGAGCTTCGCCGAGCGCGAGGACGACGTCCACGCCCGGGACACCGCCCAGGAGAAGCTCTCGCTCGCGGCCCGCTTCGGGCTGCGCCTCACCTTCCCTCCCCCCGACCAGCGGCTGTACCTGGAGATCGTGCGGGGGCTGGCCAGGGAGCGGGGGCTTGAGGTGCCCGAGGAGCGGCTCGTGGAGCGGGCCCTGCTGTGGGACCGCTGGCAGGCCGGGCGCAGCGGCCGCACGGCGCGCCAGTTCGTGGACGAGCTGGCGGCGGAGCTGGGGCGCGGCTAG
- a CDS encoding response regulator — MQRVLLVEDHASFRQALALLFDAEPGFEVAGQAGTLKEARRVASGREPRPTLGIIDLNLPDGDGSQLIGELREQNPDFAALVLTASVDRADHARAVEAGAAGVLHKSADVDEILDAARRLAAGEPLMSPQEVAEMIRLAGRSREEERGLRENAARLTPREREVLQALAEGLSNREIAERLHMSVDTERTHMVNILSKLGAHSRLQALVLAARAGVVRLGGDG, encoded by the coding sequence TTGCAGCGCGTTCTTCTCGTGGAAGACCACGCTTCCTTCCGGCAGGCGCTGGCCCTGCTCTTCGACGCCGAGCCCGGCTTCGAGGTGGCCGGACAGGCGGGCACGCTCAAGGAGGCGCGCCGGGTGGCCTCCGGGAGGGAGCCGCGCCCGACGCTGGGCATCATAGACCTCAACCTCCCGGACGGGGACGGCTCGCAGCTCATCGGGGAGCTGCGCGAGCAGAACCCGGACTTCGCCGCGCTGGTGCTCACCGCCAGCGTGGACAGGGCGGATCACGCCCGGGCCGTGGAGGCTGGGGCGGCCGGGGTGCTGCACAAGAGCGCGGACGTGGACGAGATCCTGGACGCCGCCCGCCGGCTCGCGGCCGGCGAGCCGCTCATGAGCCCGCAGGAGGTGGCCGAGATGATCCGGCTGGCGGGCAGGAGCCGCGAGGAGGAGCGGGGCCTGCGCGAGAACGCCGCCCGGCTCACCCCCCGCGAGCGGGAGGTGTTGCAGGCGCTGGCCGAGGGGCTGAGCAACCGGGAGATAGCCGAGCGGCTGCACATGAGCGTGGACACCGAGCGCACCCACATGGTGAACATCCTGAGCAAGCTGGGGGCGCACTCCCGGCTGCAGGCGCTGGTGCTCGCCGCCCGGGCCGGGGTGGTGCGGCTGGGGGGGGACGGCTAG
- the dapF gene encoding diaminopimelate epimerase, whose protein sequence is MTAFTKMHGAGNDFLLFDWEEVEGADLAELARRACDRHFGVGADGILVPAPSASADLRMVYRNADGSPSEMCGNGIRCLARYARDRGIVSGDVLAVETGAGVRKVALLEGGRASRVEMGSPAFGAPVALLGHRFVRVSMGNPHAVAFLPAEEAVERLDLRSVGPRVERDPAFPGRTNVEFVCVRGPHELRMRIWERGAGETLASGSGSCAAAAAAIREGLARGPVRVILDGGEVEVEWSGREGDPLYMRGPAEYVCEGRLLL, encoded by the coding sequence ATGACGGCGTTCACCAAGATGCACGGCGCTGGCAACGACTTCCTCCTCTTCGACTGGGAGGAGGTCGAGGGCGCGGACCTCGCGGAGCTCGCCCGGAGGGCCTGCGACCGGCACTTCGGGGTCGGGGCCGACGGCATCCTCGTCCCCGCCCCCTCCGCAAGCGCCGACCTACGCATGGTCTACCGCAACGCCGACGGCTCGCCCTCCGAGATGTGCGGCAACGGCATCCGCTGCCTGGCCCGCTACGCCCGCGACAGGGGGATCGTCTCCGGGGACGTTCTGGCCGTGGAGACGGGGGCGGGCGTCCGGAAGGTCGCACTCCTGGAGGGGGGGCGCGCGAGCCGGGTGGAGATGGGAAGCCCGGCCTTCGGCGCGCCGGTGGCGCTGCTCGGCCACCGCTTCGTGCGGGTCTCCATGGGCAACCCGCACGCGGTGGCCTTTCTCCCCGCGGAGGAGGCGGTGGAGCGGCTCGACCTGCGCTCCGTGGGGCCCAGGGTCGAGCGCGACCCCGCCTTCCCCGGCCGCACGAACGTGGAGTTCGTCTGCGTCCGCGGCCCGCACGAGCTCAGGATGCGCATCTGGGAGCGGGGGGCGGGCGAGACGCTGGCCTCCGGCTCCGGGTCGTGCGCCGCCGCGGCGGCCGCCATCCGGGAGGGGCTCGCCCGCGGACCGGTCCGGGTCATCCTGGACGGCGGGGAGGTGGAGGTGGAGTGGTCCGGGCGCGAAGGGGACCCGCTGTACATGAGGGGCCCGGCGGAGTACGTCTGCGAGGGGCGGCTGCTGCTCTAG
- the dapA gene encoding 4-hydroxy-tetrahydrodipicolinate synthase codes for MFSGTLTALITPFRNGEVDVEALEGLVEFQIQQGVSGLVPCGTTGETPCLSEEEDRLVVETVVRVAGGRVPVIAGTGSNSTDMAIRYTRMAEEAGADGSLQVAPYYNKPTQEGLYRHFATIAENTSLPIILYNIPSRTGVTISAETTARLAEIPNIVGTKEATHSMDLASDLRRLCGEEFCILSGDDSLTLPIMALGGRGVISVASNVAPAAVSQLTQALLEGDYERGRELHYELLPLFRALFIETNPIPVKTAASLLGLCSDEMRLPMQPMRGENLRRLQEVMEEKGHLLPTPEEV; via the coding sequence ATGTTTAGCGGCACGCTCACGGCCCTCATAACCCCGTTCCGGAACGGGGAGGTGGACGTAGAGGCCCTGGAGGGGCTGGTCGAGTTCCAGATCCAGCAGGGCGTCTCCGGGCTCGTGCCCTGCGGGACCACCGGCGAGACCCCCTGCCTCTCCGAGGAGGAGGACCGGCTGGTGGTGGAGACGGTGGTCCGGGTGGCGGGCGGCCGGGTCCCGGTGATCGCCGGCACCGGCTCGAACAGCACCGACATGGCCATCCGGTACACGCGGATGGCCGAGGAGGCCGGGGCCGACGGCTCGCTGCAGGTCGCCCCCTACTACAACAAGCCGACCCAGGAGGGCCTCTACAGGCACTTCGCCACCATAGCCGAGAACACCTCGCTGCCCATAATCCTCTACAACATCCCCTCGCGCACGGGGGTGACGATCTCGGCGGAGACCACCGCGCGCCTGGCGGAGATCCCGAACATCGTGGGCACCAAGGAGGCCACCCACTCCATGGACCTGGCCTCGGATTTGCGCCGGCTGTGCGGGGAGGAGTTCTGCATCCTCTCCGGAGATGACTCGCTGACGCTGCCCATCATGGCCCTGGGGGGGCGCGGCGTGATCTCGGTGGCCTCCAACGTGGCCCCGGCCGCGGTCTCGCAGCTCACGCAGGCCCTGCTGGAGGGCGACTACGAGCGGGGCCGCGAGCTGCACTACGAGCTCCTGCCGCTGTTCAGGGCGCTGTTTATCGAGACGAACCCCATCCCGGTCAAGACGGCGGCCTCGCTGCTGGGCCTGTGCTCGGACGAGATGCGGCTCCCGATGCAGCCGATGCGGGGCGAGAACCTCCGCAGGCTGCAGGAGGTGATGGAGGAGAAGGGCCACCTGCTCCCGACCCCCGAGGAAGTGTGA
- a CDS encoding response regulator, with protein MVDREYIRDKVILLVEDNPDDQLLTLRALKKHNVMNEVVIANDGAEALDYLFGTGAYAGRDTSVMPQLVLLDLKLPKIDGLEVLRRMRSDDRTRLLPVVVLTSSREQQDLVDSYGLGANSYVRKPINFEQFTRAVEQLKLYWLVLNEAPPPAP; from the coding sequence ATGGTGGACAGAGAGTACATACGTGACAAGGTGATCCTCCTGGTCGAGGACAACCCCGACGACCAGCTGCTCACCCTCCGGGCGCTCAAGAAGCACAACGTGATGAACGAGGTGGTGATCGCCAACGACGGCGCGGAGGCCCTGGACTACCTGTTCGGCACCGGGGCCTACGCCGGGCGCGACACGAGCGTGATGCCCCAGCTCGTCCTGCTGGACCTGAAGCTCCCCAAAATCGACGGCCTGGAGGTTCTGCGCCGCATGCGGTCCGACGACCGGACCCGCCTCCTGCCGGTCGTGGTCCTCACCTCCTCCCGGGAGCAGCAGGATCTGGTGGACAGCTACGGACTCGGGGCCAACAGCTACGTCCGCAAGCCGATCAACTTCGAGCAGTTCACCCGGGCGGTGGAGCAGCTGAAGCTGTACTGGCTGGTCCTGAACGAGGCCCCGCCCCCCGCCCCCTAG
- a CDS encoding coiled-coil domain-containing protein: protein MVLFASALCAVLLLAGSAGAQTPEIDSKRAEVQRVQSRISATLQDISRIQSSYEESQARLADLRERIARNRREIEEASRELEAARERVSERAEGSYKAGGVMYLDVLLSVRSFSEFAGRSRFVLRALAEDRRIVSRLREARRELEEREAALRESLREQRAVSAGLLQKRRAIERRLEEHRRAYAALDAELKELVRREQERRAREAAEARRRAAAEAAERQAALERRAAAPEEPAAGSPEPAREAAARDLGEASAPAAPTEGAERPKPPREAAAVPPASPAPPSEAEAPEPEAPAAESAGPPPSAAEEQYEEPEAPAPEVSRPEVSSADPRVQAILENPNITLTGVARQDLVSGIVDPRVLDVVEFAASEHAISISVFATGHPYGPTLDALGYAGYPNSHYFGRAVDIYAVDGAPVSSGNQAAYELAQAIYARFSPAELGSPWTFGAGSFSDALHQDHIHVGWAYAANGGL from the coding sequence TTGGTCCTTTTCGCGTCCGCGCTGTGCGCGGTGCTGCTGCTGGCGGGCTCCGCCGGGGCGCAGACGCCCGAGATAGATTCGAAGCGGGCCGAGGTGCAGCGGGTGCAATCCCGGATCTCGGCCACCCTGCAGGACATCTCCCGGATACAGAGCTCCTACGAGGAGTCGCAGGCCCGCCTGGCGGACCTGAGGGAGAGGATAGCCCGAAACCGGCGGGAGATAGAGGAGGCGAGCCGGGAGCTGGAGGCCGCCCGGGAGCGGGTGTCCGAGCGGGCCGAGGGCTCCTACAAGGCCGGCGGGGTCATGTACCTCGACGTGCTGCTCTCGGTGCGCTCCTTCTCGGAGTTCGCCGGCAGGAGCCGCTTCGTGCTGCGGGCGCTGGCGGAGGACCGCAGGATCGTGAGCCGTCTGAGGGAGGCGCGCCGCGAGCTGGAGGAGCGGGAGGCGGCCCTGCGGGAGAGCCTGCGCGAGCAGCGGGCCGTCTCCGCCGGGCTCCTGCAGAAGCGCCGGGCGATAGAGCGGCGGCTGGAGGAGCACCGCCGGGCCTACGCGGCGCTGGACGCGGAGCTGAAGGAGCTGGTCCGCAGGGAGCAGGAGCGGCGCGCCCGCGAGGCGGCCGAGGCGCGGCGGCGGGCCGCGGCGGAGGCCGCCGAGCGGCAGGCCGCCCTGGAGCGCCGGGCCGCCGCCCCGGAGGAGCCGGCCGCCGGGTCCCCCGAACCGGCCCGGGAGGCCGCAGCCCGGGATCTGGGGGAGGCCAGCGCGCCCGCCGCCCCGACCGAGGGCGCCGAGAGGCCAAAGCCCCCGCGGGAAGCCGCCGCGGTGCCCCCGGCCTCCCCCGCCCCTCCCTCCGAAGCAGAGGCCCCCGAGCCCGAGGCGCCCGCGGCGGAGAGCGCCGGGCCCCCGCCCTCGGCGGCGGAGGAGCAGTACGAGGAGCCCGAGGCGCCCGCGCCCGAGGTCTCGCGGCCGGAGGTCTCCTCCGCCGACCCGCGGGTGCAGGCCATTCTGGAGAACCCCAACATCACGCTGACCGGGGTGGCCCGCCAGGATCTCGTCTCCGGCATCGTGGACCCGCGGGTCCTGGACGTGGTGGAGTTCGCGGCCTCGGAGCACGCGATCTCGATCTCCGTCTTCGCCACCGGGCACCCCTACGGCCCCACCCTCGACGCCCTCGGCTACGCCGGGTACCCCAACTCCCACTACTTCGGCCGGGCGGTGGACATCTACGCGGTCGACGGGGCCCCGGTGAGCAGCGGCAACCAGGCCGCCTACGAGCTGGCGCAGGCCATCTACGCCCGGTTCTCCCCGGCCGAGCTCGGGAGCCCCTGGACCTTCGGCGCGGGCTCCTTCTCGGACGCGCTGCACCAGGACCACATACACGTGGGTTGGGCCTACGCCGCCAACGGCGGCCTCTAG
- a CDS encoding helix-turn-helix domain-containing protein, translating into MEGGELCLEERVAQLRREGMSAEEIARAMGVDRGWVEELLSAWGEGEEEG; encoded by the coding sequence ATGGAAGGCGGAGAGCTCTGCCTCGAGGAGCGGGTGGCGCAGCTGCGGCGGGAGGGGATGTCCGCGGAGGAGATAGCCCGGGCGATGGGCGTCGACCGGGGGTGGGTGGAGGAGCTGCTCTCGGCGTGGGGGGAGGGTGAGGAGGAGGGCTAG
- a CDS encoding aspartate kinase: MERRHRQRERPLGIVVQKYGGSSVATAEHIKAVAGKIQRARKAGLDLVVVASAMGKTTDRLLRLAGEVSSDPSPREIDQLLATGEEQSVALLAMALHDRGVPAVSLTGPQAGMRATGRYGSGVISEIRPGRIRRLLGEGRVVIVAGFQGMNALGDVMTLGRGGSDTTAVALAAALGADRCEIYTDVDGVYTADPRIVPGARRIPVISYAEMSEMAWRGAKVMHPRAVELGALYGVEIHVLSSFDEESPGTIITGGEKVEHLETRETVAGIVHDTDVARITLNGVRTGPGTLSKVFTPLAERGISVDVIVESGIKEGVADIAFTVSRADFAEARSAAGEVARALGGSVEGEEGLAKVSVVGTGMLNRPGYAARMFSALGSEGIPIRMVSTSEIQVTCVIPAERVQEAVRRLHRDFELEEREDV, encoded by the coding sequence GTGGAGCGGAGGCACCGGCAGAGAGAGCGTCCTTTGGGCATCGTCGTCCAGAAATACGGCGGCAGCTCGGTGGCCACGGCCGAGCACATCAAGGCCGTGGCCGGCAAGATACAGCGCGCCCGCAAGGCCGGGCTCGACCTGGTGGTGGTGGCCTCGGCGATGGGCAAGACCACCGACCGGCTGCTCCGGCTGGCAGGGGAGGTCAGCAGCGACCCCTCGCCGCGGGAGATAGACCAGCTGCTCGCCACCGGGGAGGAGCAGTCGGTGGCGCTTCTGGCGATGGCGCTGCACGACCGGGGGGTCCCCGCCGTCTCGCTCACCGGCCCGCAGGCCGGGATGCGGGCCACCGGGCGCTACGGGTCCGGCGTGATCTCCGAGATCCGGCCCGGCCGCATCCGCCGGCTGCTCGGCGAGGGGCGGGTGGTCATCGTCGCCGGCTTCCAGGGGATGAACGCTCTGGGGGACGTCATGACGCTCGGGCGCGGCGGCTCGGACACCACGGCGGTGGCGCTCGCCGCGGCGCTCGGGGCCGACCGCTGCGAGATCTACACCGACGTGGACGGCGTCTACACCGCCGACCCCCGCATCGTCCCCGGGGCGCGGCGCATCCCGGTGATCTCCTACGCGGAGATGAGCGAGATGGCCTGGCGGGGGGCCAAGGTCATGCACCCGCGGGCGGTGGAGCTCGGGGCGCTCTACGGGGTGGAGATACACGTGCTCTCCTCCTTCGACGAGGAGAGCCCGGGCACGATCATCACGGGAGGCGAGAAGGTGGAGCATCTGGAGACCCGCGAGACGGTCGCCGGGATCGTCCACGACACGGACGTCGCCCGCATAACCCTCAACGGCGTCAGGACGGGTCCGGGCACCCTGAGCAAGGTCTTCACGCCGCTGGCCGAGAGGGGCATCTCGGTTGACGTCATCGTGGAGAGCGGCATCAAGGAGGGCGTGGCGGACATCGCGTTCACCGTAAGCCGCGCGGACTTCGCCGAGGCCCGCTCCGCCGCCGGGGAGGTGGCCCGGGCGCTCGGCGGGTCCGTGGAGGGCGAGGAGGGCCTGGCAAAGGTCTCGGTGGTGGGCACGGGGATGCTCAACCGGCCCGGCTACGCCGCCCGGATGTTCTCCGCGCTCGGCTCAGAGGGCATCCCCATCCGGATGGTCTCGACCTCGGAGATCCAGGTAACATGTGTCATACCGGCGGAAAGGGTGCAGGAGGCGGTCAGGCGCCTCCACAGGGACTTCGAGCTGGAGGAGAGAGAGGATGTTTAG